One window from the genome of Tachysurus vachellii isolate PV-2020 chromosome 5, HZAU_Pvac_v1, whole genome shotgun sequence encodes:
- the LOC132846462 gene encoding C-C chemokine receptor type 4-like isoform X2 — translation MTEVYNTTENYKDYNNLGQENNNQLCINDNVRSFSRIFLPTLYSVVFIVGLIGNSLVMSVLVKYHKGSNVTNLCLFNLALLDILFLLSLPFWAHYAAITEWVFGSFMCHAVTALYTLGFYGSVFFMILMTVHRYNITVHARNSHFSKQWSVRASLLLVLFMWTLSLGASLPNIIFAKVASKSNVLTCKEEYPEKAWRLFSYIELNVLGFIVPLSVMVFCYSHIIPVLMAMKTQKKHKAVRLIFVLVTVFLLFWMPYNFVIFLNFLHQLGYMNNCQQHKDLNMAMQWVETIAFCHCCLNPIIYAFVGEKFRNSTLKILKQWFPLCFGRYSATAKQFSERKSFMSLRTLENSSSKVV, via the exons ATGACAGAGGTATATAACACAA CCGAAAACTACAAAGACTACAACAACCTAGGTCAAGAGAACAATAACCAGTTGTGCATAAACGACAATGTAAGGTCATTCAGCCGAATCTTCCTGCCCACCCTCTACAGCGTTGTCTTCATTGTGGGCTTAATTGGAAATAGCCTGGTAATGTCTGTGTTGGTCAAGTATCATAAAGGGTCAAACGTGACAAATCTGTGCCTATTCAACCTGGCGCTTTTAGAtatcctcttcctcctgtcATTACCTTTCTGGGCTCATTATGCTGCCATCACAGAGTGGGTCTTTGGGAGCTTCATGTGCCATGCAGTGACGGCGCTCTACACGCTGGGATTTTATGGAAGCGTCTTCTTCATGATCCTCATGACCGTACACCGCTACAACATTACTGTTCATGCCCGTAACTCCCACTTCTCCAAGCAGTGGTCTGTCAGAGCTAGCTTATTGCTGGTTTTGTTTATGTGGACACTCAGTTTGGGAGCTTCTCTGCCAAACATAATATTTGCCAAAGTGGCAAGTAAATCAAATGTATTGACATGCAAAGAGGAATATCCAGAAAAGGCATGGAGGTTATTCTCTTACATTGAGCTGAATGTTTTAGGCTTTATTGTTCCTCTCTCAGTCATGGTGTTCTGTTACTCTCATATCATCCCTGTCTTGATGGCCATGAAAACTCAGAAGAAACACAAAGCTGTCAGGCTAATCTTTGTCTTGGTCACAGTGTTCCTCCTCTTCTGGATGCCGTACAACTTCGTCATCTTCCTGAACTTCCTGCATCAGTTGGGTTACATGAACAACTGTCAGCAGCACAAGGACCTGAACATGGCTATGCAGTGGGTGGAAACCATAGCGTTCTGTCACTGCTGCCTCAACCCCATCATCTACGCCTTTGTTGGGGAGAAATTCAGGAATTCAACTCTCAAAATCCTGAAACAGTGGTTTCCTCTTTGCTTTGGTCGGTACTCAGCAACTGCCAAGCAGTTCTCAGAGAGGAAGAGCTTTATGTCCTTACGCACCCTAGAAAATTCCAGCTCAAAGGTTGTGTAG
- the LOC132845424 gene encoding C-C chemokine receptor type 1-like — MRSNITTKDFPAYNLFPDEVYTPCNTNIKAFSQVFLPTLYSIVFIVGFIGNCLVVCVLVKFHKRSNMSDVCLFNLTLSDLLFLLSLPFWAHYALTSQWTFGSFMCRTVTVFYMLGFYGSIFFMILMTIERYSVIVHTQTSLFSKHRSVRASIALVLFMWTLSLGASLPTVIWAQVNNKSEEWTCSVEYPEGTEWRSFSYMELNILGLIIPLSVMVFCYSRIIPILMAMKSQKKHRAVRLMLVLVSVFFLFWTPYNIVIFLKFLQYLGYMHTCEWDQDLNMAMQWVETIAFCHCCINPIIYAFVGQRFRKLFLRILKEWFPCCFGRIRTTATELCQRMSTMQTHQ, encoded by the exons ATGCGCTCCAACATCACAA CTAAGGACTTTCCTGCTTACAACCTATTTCCAGATGAAGTGTACACACCCTGCAACACCAACATAAAGGCTTTTAGCCAAGTCTTCCTCCCTACACTCTACAGCATTGTCTTCATCGTGGGGTTCATCGGCAACTGCCTGGTTGTTTGTGTCCTGGTCAAGTTCCACAAAAGGTCCAACATGTCAGATGTGTGTCTCTTCAACCTGACGCTTTCAgacctcctcttccttctctcaTTACCTTTCTGGGCTCATTACGCCCTCACCAGTCAGTGGACCTTCGGGAGCTTCATGTGCCGTACAGTGACGGTGTTCTACATGCTGGGATTCTATGGAAGCATCTTCTTCATGATCCTTATGACCATTGAGCGCTACAGTGTCATTGTCCACACCCAGACCTCCCTGTTCTCTAAGCACCGGTCTGTCAGAGCTAGCATAGCCCTGGTTTTGTTTATGTGGACACTTAGCCTGGGAGCTTCTCTGCCCACCGTCATTTGGGCACAAGTGAACAATAAATCAGAAGAATGGACATGCAGTGTGGAATATCCAGAAGGAACAGAGTGGAGGTCTTTTTCTTACATGGAGTTGAACATCCTTGGTTTAATTATTCCTCTGTCAGTGATGGTGTTCTGCTACTCACGCATCATCCCTATCTTAATGGCCATGAAGTCTCAGAAGAAACACAGAGCTGTCAGGCTCATGCTGGTCTTGGtcagtgttttcttcctcttctggaCACCTTACAACATCGTCATCTTCCTGAAGTTCCTGCAGTATTTGGGTTACATGCACACTTGTGAGTGGGATCAAGACCTGAACATGGCTATGCAGTGGGTGGAAACCATAGCGTTCTGTCACTGCTGCATCAACCCCATCATCTACGCCTTTGTGGGGCAGAGATTCAGGAAGTTATTTTTAAGGATCCTTAAAGAGTGGTTTCCTTGTTGCTTTGGTCGCATTAGAACAACTGCCACTGAGTTATGCCAGAGAATGTCCACTATGCAAACTCACCAGTAA
- the LOC132846460 gene encoding C-C chemokine receptor type 4-like, giving the protein MATVLQSRTTSENDSANDTILDEYLFCNTNIKAFSRVFLPTLYSIVFIVGFIGNCLVVCVLVKFHKKSNMSDVCLFNLVLSDLLFLLSLPFWAHYALTSQWIFGSFMCCTVMAFYTLGFYGSIFFMILMTIERYSVIVHTQTSLFSKHRSVRASIALVLFMWTLSLGASLPTVIWAQVNNKSDLWTCKEEYPKGTKWKSFSYMELNILVLIIPLSVMLFCYSRIIPILMTMKSQKKHRAVRLMLVLVSVFFLFWTPYNIVIFLKFLQYLGYMHTCEWDQDLNMAMQWVETIAFCHCCINPIIYAFVGQRFRKLFLRILKEWFPLCFGRFRTTESEFSMRTNNTVRPPDIQ; this is encoded by the exons ATGGCAACGGTTTTACAGAGCAGAACGACAT CTGAAAACGATTCTGCTAATGACACCATACTAGATGAGTACTTATTCTGCAACACCAACATAAAGGCCTTCAGCCGAGTCTTCCTCCCTACACTCTACAGCATCGTCTTCATCGTGGGGTTCATCGGCAACTGCCTGGTTGTTTGTGTCCTGGTCAAGTTCCACAAAAAGTCCAACATGTCAGATGTGTGTCTCTTCAATCTGGTGCTTTCAgacctcctcttccttctctcaTTACCTTTCTGGGCTCACTACGCCCTCACCAGTCAGTGGATCTTCGGGAGCTTCATGTGCTGTACAGTGATGGCGTTCTACACGCTGGGATTCTATGGAAGCATCTTCTTCATGATCCTCATGACCATTGAGCGCTACAGTGTCATTGTCCACACCCAGACCTCCCTGTTCTCTAAGCACCGGTCTGTCAGAGCTAGCATAGCCCTGGTTTTGTTTATGTGGACACTTAGCCTGGGAGCTTCTCTGCCCACCGTCATTTGGGCACAAGTGAACAATAAATCAGACCTATGGACTTGCAAAGAGGAATATCCAAAAGGAACAAAGTGGAAGTCTTTCTCTTACATGGAGTTGAACATCCTTGTCTTAATTATTCCTCTGTCAGTGATGTTGTTCTGCTACTCGCGCATCATCCCTATCTTAATGACCATGAAGTCTCAGAAGAAACACAGAGCTGTCAGGCTCATGCTGGTCTTGGtcagtgttttcttcctcttctggaCACCTTACAACATCGTCATCTTCCTGAAGTTCCTGCAGTATCTGGGTTACATGCACACTTGTGAGTGGGATCAAGACCTGAACATGGCTATGCAGTGGGTGGAAACCATAGCGTTCTGTCACTGCTGCATCAACCCCATCATCTACGCCTTTGTGGGGCAGAGATTCAGGAAGTTATTTCTAAGAATCCTTAAAGAGTGGTTTCCTCTTTGCTTTGGTCGCTTTAGAACAACTGAAAGTGAGTTCTCAATGAGGACGAACAATACTGTACGTCCTCCAGATATTCAGTGA
- the LOC132846461 gene encoding C-C chemokine receptor type 5-like, translating into MTTKNDSANDTILDKYLPCNNTNIMAFSRVFLPTLYSIVFIVGFIGNCLVVCVLVKFHKKSNMSDVCLFNLALSDLLFLLSLPFWAHYALTSQWTFGSFMCRTVTAFYMLGFYGSIFFMILMTIERYSVIVHTQTSLFSKHRSVRASIALVLFMWTLSLGASLPTVIWAQVNNKSEVWTCSLEYPKGTKWRSFSYMELNILVLIIPLSVMLFCYSRIIPILMTMKSQKKHRAVRLMLVLVSVFFLFWTPYNIVIFLKFLQYLDYMSTCKWYQDLTMAMQWVETIAFCHCCINPIIYAFVGQRFRNLFLKILKLWFPCCFGRCTTTESEL; encoded by the exons ATGACGA CCAAGAACGATTCTGCTAATGACACCATACTAGATAAGTACTTACCCTGCAACAACACCAACATAATGGCCTTCAGCAGAGTCTTCCTCCCTACACTCTACAGCATCGTCTTCATCGTGGGGTTCATCGGCAACTGCCTGGTTGTTTGTGTCCTGGTCAAGTTCCACAAAAAGTCCAACATGTCAGATGTGTGTCTCTTCAACCTGGCGCTTTCAgacctcctcttccttctctcaTTACCTTTCTGGGCTCACTACGCCCTCACCAGTCAGTGGACCTTCGGGAGCTTCATGTGCCGTACAGTGACAGCGTTCTACATGCTGGGATTCTATGGAAGCATCTTCTTCATGATCCTTATGACCATTGAGCGCTACAGTGTCATTGTCCATACCCAGACCTCCCTGTTCTCTAAGCACCGGTCTGTCAGAGCTAGCATAGCCCTGGTTTTGTTTATGTGGACACTTAGCCTGGGAGCTTCTCTGCCCACCGTCATTTGGGCACAAGTGAACAATAAATCAGAAGTATGGACATGCAGTTTGGAATATCCAAAAGGAACAAAGTGGAGGTCTTTCTCTTACATGGAGTTGAACATCCTTGTTTTAATTATTCCTCTGTCAGTGATGTTGTTCTGCTACTCGCGCATCATCCCTATCTTAATGACCATGAAGTCTCAGAAGAAACACAGAGCTGTCAGGCTCATGCTGGTCTTGGtcagtgttttcttcctcttctggaCACCTTACAACATCGTCATCTTCCTGAAATTCCTGCAGTATCTGGATTACATGAGCACTTGTAAGTGGTATCAGGACCTGACCATGGCTATGCAGTGGGTGGAAACCATAGCGTTCTGTCACTGCTGCATCAACCCCATCATCTACGCCTTTGTGGGGCAGAGATTCaggaatttatttctaaagatcTTGAAATTGTGGTTTCCTTGTTGCTTTGGTCGCTGTACTACAACTGAAAGTGAGCTGTGA
- the LOC132846462 gene encoding C-C chemokine receptor type 4-like isoform X1: MHDFQQDKAPPHSSTFSYACSDLHNLISQATINSGVMTEVYNTTENYKDYNNLGQENNNQLCINDNVRSFSRIFLPTLYSVVFIVGLIGNSLVMSVLVKYHKGSNVTNLCLFNLALLDILFLLSLPFWAHYAAITEWVFGSFMCHAVTALYTLGFYGSVFFMILMTVHRYNITVHARNSHFSKQWSVRASLLLVLFMWTLSLGASLPNIIFAKVASKSNVLTCKEEYPEKAWRLFSYIELNVLGFIVPLSVMVFCYSHIIPVLMAMKTQKKHKAVRLIFVLVTVFLLFWMPYNFVIFLNFLHQLGYMNNCQQHKDLNMAMQWVETIAFCHCCLNPIIYAFVGEKFRNSTLKILKQWFPLCFGRYSATAKQFSERKSFMSLRTLENSSSKVV, encoded by the exons ATGCATGACTTTCAGCAGGATAAAGctccacctcacagctccacaTTTTCATATGCATGCAGCGACTTACACAACCTGATTTCACAGGCAACGATCAACTCAGGAGTCATGACAGAGGTATATAACACAA CCGAAAACTACAAAGACTACAACAACCTAGGTCAAGAGAACAATAACCAGTTGTGCATAAACGACAATGTAAGGTCATTCAGCCGAATCTTCCTGCCCACCCTCTACAGCGTTGTCTTCATTGTGGGCTTAATTGGAAATAGCCTGGTAATGTCTGTGTTGGTCAAGTATCATAAAGGGTCAAACGTGACAAATCTGTGCCTATTCAACCTGGCGCTTTTAGAtatcctcttcctcctgtcATTACCTTTCTGGGCTCATTATGCTGCCATCACAGAGTGGGTCTTTGGGAGCTTCATGTGCCATGCAGTGACGGCGCTCTACACGCTGGGATTTTATGGAAGCGTCTTCTTCATGATCCTCATGACCGTACACCGCTACAACATTACTGTTCATGCCCGTAACTCCCACTTCTCCAAGCAGTGGTCTGTCAGAGCTAGCTTATTGCTGGTTTTGTTTATGTGGACACTCAGTTTGGGAGCTTCTCTGCCAAACATAATATTTGCCAAAGTGGCAAGTAAATCAAATGTATTGACATGCAAAGAGGAATATCCAGAAAAGGCATGGAGGTTATTCTCTTACATTGAGCTGAATGTTTTAGGCTTTATTGTTCCTCTCTCAGTCATGGTGTTCTGTTACTCTCATATCATCCCTGTCTTGATGGCCATGAAAACTCAGAAGAAACACAAAGCTGTCAGGCTAATCTTTGTCTTGGTCACAGTGTTCCTCCTCTTCTGGATGCCGTACAACTTCGTCATCTTCCTGAACTTCCTGCATCAGTTGGGTTACATGAACAACTGTCAGCAGCACAAGGACCTGAACATGGCTATGCAGTGGGTGGAAACCATAGCGTTCTGTCACTGCTGCCTCAACCCCATCATCTACGCCTTTGTTGGGGAGAAATTCAGGAATTCAACTCTCAAAATCCTGAAACAGTGGTTTCCTCTTTGCTTTGGTCGGTACTCAGCAACTGCCAAGCAGTTCTCAGAGAGGAAGAGCTTTATGTCCTTACGCACCCTAGAAAATTCCAGCTCAAAGGTTGTGTAG